TCCTCTCCTTTCATAGCCAGATAGACCTCGAGATCAAGGCGAAGGGCGATATCGAAATCGACTACCACCATCTCATGGAAGATCTTGGTATCGTCTTTGGAGAGGCGATCAAAAAGGCGGTCGGTGATAAGGGGGGCATCCAGCGTTACGGCAATGCGACAGTCCCCATGGATGAGAGTCTCGCCCAAGTCGTGATCGACCTCAGCGGAAGGCCCTATCTCGTCTATAAAGTGAAACAGCCGAGAGGCTCTTTGAGAGGCTTAGAGGTCTCGCTTTTTGAGGATTTCTTCAGGTCCGTCACAAACCACGGGATGATGAACCTCCACATCCTTGTCACCTATGGAAGGGACCTCCACCATATCTTCGAGGCTATCTTCAAGGCCTTTGGGAGGGCGTTGAGAGAGGCCGTCGCGATAGACCCTGCGATGAAGGGACTGCCGAGTACGAAGGGGAGATTATAAGACTATAATAAGTACTGGCATGCACAATCTTTCGCCCCGGAAACGGTCCCCGGCATGACGATGGATGAGTTGTGTGGTTAAGACCTTACCGAACAGACGCCGTATACTTCCGATGAGTTCGATTCGAAACGAGGACTATTCAGGAATGGCTATCTGAGAACATATCCTTCCTGTAATTGACAGCTGCCGGCCAGGCATGAGGAGTGTCACTTGCGAGCGGAAATCGTTGCCTGACAAACCTCTGTGAACGAGGTGCGCGGTGCAGTCGGGTCTCACGCTCCGGTTCAGGCTTTTTGAAACAGATGCATCATGAGAGACAGGTCGCCAGACACCTTGTATCTCTGCTCCTTGAGCATTTGCCGGCCATCGGCCTTGCCTGTCAAAATGTCCATCCAGACTTCGAAAGGAGTCTCGACGGTGAGGTCAGGACTGGCCGAGGTTCCGCTTTGAGCACCGACCTTCCCCGTCTCGATGGTGAAATAGCATGCATCCTCCACTTCACCAAGAAACCTGAACTGTAGGACCACCTTCTTTTCGCCAAAAGCCTTAGCATTGAGCCCGAGAGGGAAAAGTAGCAAAAAACTCTCTATAGAGTCCGGGCGTGGAACCATCTTCTTCTCTGCGAATTCCTTTACGGTCACTCCTTCTGCGATGCAGGTCTTCCACATGACGTTGGCCATTCCCGCGAAGAACTGCGGTTCCATAAGGGGTTGGGTGATCCTCGCCATTGTCCCGGTGGAAATCTGCATAGACCGGACCAGTTCTCGCCCTGCCTGCGCGGTGGCGTCCAGTACGTCGTCCACTTTCTCTTTGAGAAACGGACTCATCATAATTTCGGCTCCGGGTCGGTAGATTTCGCCCACAAGCTTTCGGCCGGGAGAATCGAAGACGTACCTCATGTGCGCTGACAGAGCATTGAAGTGGCCCTCGTCAGGCATCCCGGAGACGGAGAGTACGACTACTGGCGGGTACTTGCCACGCACCGGATGAAACATCCGGCCTTCGTGAATCTCAAAGAACGGTTTAATCGCAGGAAGAATACGTTCGATAAATGCCTTGAGAGTTGCGTTTATAGTGTAGTTATACAGGGGCGTTGCATAGACGACGAGGTCCGATTCCAGCCACTTTGGGAGCAGATCTTTGGTCATGTCGTCCTTGTGGATGCATGTTCCAGGAGTCTTTGTCCAGCACGTGAAGCAACCTATGCAATTCCTGATAGTTTTCTCACGCAAGGTCACTACCTCGACCTCAGCGCCGGCTTCACGCATGCCTCCGACAAGGTGATTCATCATCAGTTCAGTCTTACTCTGGCCGCCGCCCCGTGGGCTGGAATTAAGTGCCAATACCTTCATGGTACACCTCCTGGTCTTGCTCAACTGCCGCATTCTTTCCGAGCGAAGCAGATTTTAGATGGTAAAAAAAAGTTGTTGAAAATATTCCCAGAAATACCAAGTGACGCATTGTGAACTCATTGAAAAAAAAAGATGATGAATCTTCCTGAGTTCTTATATGTATGATATCATGAAGTCAGAAAAAGCCCACCGGGTCCGCTAATTGTTGGCTTGGAAGGAGAGCAGACATGGACGCTAAATTACTTTATCGTAGCCAGAGTGCGTACTTCATGAAGGGACATACGCGGCCCGCTGAATTCCGGATTCGGCAGTGCGAGACGTTGAAACAGGCGGTTCTGGAGTACGAGCCCCAGATTCTCGCTGCCGTCGCCAAGGACATGGGAAGACCCGAAACCGAGGCCTATACCAGCGAAGTGATGATGATCATCAAGGAGGTGGACCACGCGGTGAGGCACATTCGCTCGTGGATGAAACCTAGACGCGTGAGAACGAGTTTGATGAACCGGCCGGGCAAGAGCTACATTCTGCCTGAACCCTATGGCAGTGCTCTCATAATCGGGCCATGGAACTATCCATTCCAGTTATTGCTCTGTCCGTTAGTCGGCGCCATCGCGGCAGGCAATACCGCCGTGCTGAAGATATCAGAGATCGCAGAGCATTCCGCCAAGGTGATTTCGGAAATGGTGAACAGATACTTCGAGCCGGAATACATCGCGGCTGTGCAGGACGGTCCAGAGGAAACCCAACAGCTTCTTGATCAGGAGTTTGACTACATCTTTTTCACGGGAAGCGCGGCAGTAGGCAAGATCATCATGGGAAAGGCAGCAACCCGTCTGACTCCCGTCACACTGGAGTTAGGGGGTAAGAATCCATGTATCGTGACGCCGGAGACAAGACTCGAAACGGCGGCCAGACGTATCTGTTGGGGCAAGTTTTTCAACGCGGGGCAGACCTGTATTGCCCCAGACTACATTCTGGTGCAGGAATCCATAAGAGATTCGCTGCTCACCTCGCTCAAGGACACGCTCACGCAGTTTTACGGCGGCAATATCAGGGAATCGGCTGACTATGGAAGAATCATCAACCAACGGCACTTCCAAAGACTGCTGCACCTGATGGAGGATCAAGAGGTCTCCTTTGGCGGTGAGACCCACGAATCGGAACTCTTCATTGCACCCACCTTGTTACAGGATGTGTCCCCTGAAAGTCCTGTCATGCAGGAAGAGATCTTCGGTCCTCTCCTGCCTGTGCTGACATACAGATCATTGGATGAAGCGATCCGTTTCGTCCGTTCCTTACCGAAGCCTCTAGCACTTTATGTATTCTCTGATGACAGAGCGACCCAGAAGCGGATTCTTCAGGAAACATCCTCCGGGAGTGTCAACATTAATGAGACGTTTTCTCAAATCACTTCCACAACGTTACCGTTTGGCGGCGTAGGGGAGAGCGGCATGGGTTACTACCACGGCCAGGAAAGCTTCAGGACCTTTACCCACAATAAGAGTGTGTTGCATCGTGCCATCCGGTTTGACAACCGCTCGAAGTATGCCCCGTATCGCACACCACTCAAGTATCTCAAGCGGGTGATGCGCCTGATCGGCTAGGAAACGGGCATATGCATAGTTCTCTCAAAAATCTTCACTGTTGCAATAACTTGAATCACGTTGGTTAGTCGGTGTTAACGACAGCGGATGACTTGAGAAAGCAACGTTGCTTTCCTGAAGAAACTATCAGACAGGATTTTACCGTCCACTTTCCGTCGGGTCAAGTGTGAGCAACCATAAATGTTATGCCTGAGGTGAGAAACCAAATCTTGCGTGAAGAAATCCTGAAAGTCTGACCGTACAGACCAATAAGGTCGACTTCTCCTCGATACGCAGAGCCGTTTCCGCGGCATGACGAAGTTCGCTCTCTATAGGTGGCTTACCGATAAAAGCAACCGCGGGCACGACAGGACTTCTCACTAGGCCTGGCTTTCCGAACACGATAATTTTGTGCTCCTGGAGGATATTCCGTATTATAAAATTCCATGATCAGTGCGAATCGAGTATGGTAAACTGAAATTACAACGAACCAATCGATGTGAGGATGAGCTATGCGTTTTCGTGTGATGTTATCTCTTATCTTCGTTCTGTCGTTAATCAATGGTGAGCATCTTTTCGCTGATGAGGCCGTTCCCTTTGCTGAGCGGAACGGCGTCAAGTACGTCACCGCGTATATCAATGGAGTGCCTATGGAACTTGTCTTTGACACAGGATCCAACAAAGTTGTCCTTAACAG
The nucleotide sequence above comes from Thermodesulfovibrionales bacterium. Encoded proteins:
- a CDS encoding aldehyde dehydrogenase; the protein is MDAKLLYRSQSAYFMKGHTRPAEFRIRQCETLKQAVLEYEPQILAAVAKDMGRPETEAYTSEVMMIIKEVDHAVRHIRSWMKPRRVRTSLMNRPGKSYILPEPYGSALIIGPWNYPFQLLLCPLVGAIAAGNTAVLKISEIAEHSAKVISEMVNRYFEPEYIAAVQDGPEETQQLLDQEFDYIFFTGSAAVGKIIMGKAATRLTPVTLELGGKNPCIVTPETRLETAARRICWGKFFNAGQTCIAPDYILVQESIRDSLLTSLKDTLTQFYGGNIRESADYGRIINQRHFQRLLHLMEDQEVSFGGETHESELFIAPTLLQDVSPESPVMQEEIFGPLLPVLTYRSLDEAIRFVRSLPKPLALYVFSDDRATQKRILQETSSGSVNINETFSQITSTTLPFGGVGESGMGYYHGQESFRTFTHNKSVLHRAIRFDNRSKYAPYRTPLKYLKRVMRLIG
- a CDS encoding NAD(P)H-dependent oxidoreductase, whose translation is MKVLALNSSPRGGGQSKTELMMNHLVGGMREAGAEVEVVTLREKTIRNCIGCFTCWTKTPGTCIHKDDMTKDLLPKWLESDLVVYATPLYNYTINATLKAFIERILPAIKPFFEIHEGRMFHPVRGKYPPVVVLSVSGMPDEGHFNALSAHMRYVFDSPGRKLVGEIYRPGAEIMMSPFLKEKVDDVLDATAQAGRELVRSMQISTGTMARITQPLMEPQFFAGMANVMWKTCIAEGVTVKEFAEKKMVPRPDSIESFLLLFPLGLNAKAFGEKKVVLQFRFLGEVEDACYFTIETGKVGAQSGTSASPDLTVETPFEVWMDILTGKADGRQMLKEQRYKVSGDLSLMMHLFQKA
- the hisB gene encoding imidazoleglycerol-phosphate dehydratase HisB, with product MRKATVERKTKETDITISLNLDGRGGYSINTSIPFLDHMLSLLSFHSQIDLEIKAKGDIEIDYHHLMEDLGIVFGEAIKKAVGDKGGIQRYGNATVPMDESLAQVVIDLSGRPYLVYKVKQPRGSLRGLEVSLFEDFFRSVTNHGMMNLHILVTYGRDLHHIFEAIFKAFGRALREAVAIDPAMKGLPSTKGRL